The DNA window ATTCGCCGCCTGCTCCAGCGAGAGGGCGTGGCCTGAGATGGACACCTTCGCCCTGATTCTCGTGGTCGTCCTGCCCATCGCGTTCATCGTGATCGGCGCAATCTTCGGAACCGGAAAGAAGTAGCAATGCCCCACATCGAGAAGGCCGAGACCAAGCGCACCAAGGACGGCAAGCCAGTCCCGTCGTATCGGGTTCGGTGGACCGAGAAGGCACGCGACGAGCACGGGCGACCGATCCCTTTCAACCCAGGCAGGCCCGACGGACGAGCCAAGGAGGTCAACCGGCAACGCACCTTCCGGTCGAAGGAAGCAGCCCAGGAGTACTGCGACGAACTTAACGCTCAGCGGCACAAAGTAGTTGCCGCGTCGCCGTCGGAACTCCGCAAGCTCGGAGATCAGGCGCTCGGTTACTTTGCTCACCAGTACTTCGAGGGTTTGGCCGGGGCAGTGAAGCCGAGGTATGCGCGGGAGACCGAAGCCGTCTACAAGCGCTACATCGCAGACGCCTTTGCCACGCGGGCCGTCGCCTCGATCACTGCCGCGGACATACGGCGGTTCCGGGCTGATCTGCTGAGTCCGCGACCGAAGCGCAGCTACCGACCCGACGAGCCGGTGGAGATGGTTACGTTGGCGAGGACCACGATCAAGCCTGCGTACGACGTGCTGCGGAGGATCTTGGACGTTGCGGTCGTGGACGGGGCGATCCCGGCTAACCCGGTGCATTCGGTGCCGCTCGGTCGGACCACCATCGACGCGGACACCCCCGAGTTCGAGCCGCGACCACTCACCGCCGAACAGGTAGGTGCTGTAACCGACCACATCGCCCGCGTCCAGGGTTACCCGATCTACGCGTTGGCAGTGACGACGAGCGCCTACAGCGGACTCCGCGCGGGAGAGCTTGCCGGCCTTAACGTCGGGGACGTGGGGTTGCCAGAGGTTGAGGGCCGCAATGGGTTTCTGCGCGTGACGCGGACAAGGCGAGCCGTTCGGGGTGGCTTCGAGACCGGCACCCCGAAGAGCAAGCGCAGCCGTAGGGCAGTGCCGATTGACGCGTGGCTGGCGGACGACTTGCGCCGGTACCTCTCGGAGGTCCACCCGTTCGGCAACCCCGACCACGCGGACTACGACCCGAACGCGCCGTTGTTCCCTGGTCGGTATGCGACGGGGGAGACGATGCCGGACGGCCTGACCCAAGACGCTATTCGACCCGAGCGCGCGGCGGTCGTTGACCCTGAGGTACGTCGGAAGAACGGAGCGGCCGACCGCCGCAACGCGACCTACGACCCGACGGTGACCTGCATTCGGCCCGCCCCGTCCGAGGGGTACAAGTGGAGCGTTCCGATCAACCCCGGCAACGTCGCTGACCACTACTTCGAGCCCGCCCTACGCGCGGTCGGGTTGCCGCACTCCCGCTGGCATGACCTCCGCCACACGTTCGCGGTGATGAGCCTGAGCGCGGGGGAGCACTACATGCAGGTCTCGAAGTGGCTCGGGCACGCGTCCTACGTGACTACGCTCAACGTCTACGCTGACTACATCGCGGAGAACGAAGGTGGGAAGCAGGCCCCGCTGACCCGTCCCCTTGCGGAACCGGCGCGCCAACAACCGGCCCCACAAGCCTCGAACGTAGTGCCGCTCTTTGGTAGGCGGTTGGGATAGGAAGGCGGTGCACCCTGGTAGACAGCGATTGAACTCAGTCAGGACTCCTTTACGTATTCGGTCATGTAGTGATTTGCCCAGTCATCTGCAATTTGAGGAAGTTCACGAATTACCTCTCTGCCGAATAGAAGGTCGTCTACATGTCCCATATTAAGAATATCCACCATTCTGCAAAGGTATGATCTACCCTTTCCCCACCAAGTTTCAAAAGCGTCCACCATAACGAGATGGTGGATTTTGATTCCTGAGCCTCGCTCAAGTTCCTCGCGTTCGTAGCCGTCTAGGCTGGTAATGTAGACCGCGTCCGAGATTTTGCTGCCAAACGTGGTGGTGTAGTAATATTCTTTTATTTCCCACATCGCGATCGGATTTCGGGTCGAGGGAAAGGATCCATCGTATCGACGTGAGAACGTTTGGTAGAGCTTTCCGTCATGATCGACGGAAGTCATTTTGCGGGGATCGTAGTCGCATGGTAAGCCGTTAAGCCGTTCTGCAACAATCAAATTGACGATACCAGTCAGATATGACTCTCTCTTTTTCTCGTCTTTTTGCTTGTTAAGCGGGACTCTCACGATCGAATCGCCAACGTGGTATTCGACGGCGCTCTCTTCTCCTTTGCTATTCAAGATCCGATTTCCTGTCATTCGAGCCCCGACAGAATCTTTTACTTCGTCGTATGCCTCAAAGGCCTCGACCGAGTTCATCAGATCGACACGGACCTGATTGTTCAAAATTTCGGCCCGATAGGTGAAGTACTCACTTAGCAGGAAGGCGAATTGGCTTGGATTGGTCGGAGTTCCAAGTGTCTCTGTGGGTTGCCCGAGCTTCTTCAGGGCCGCGAACATATCGTCAATTGAGGGGTTTCGGACGGTCGATGCACCACGAATCGAATACCCGAGTGATTCGCTGATAGCGCGAACGTAAGCCCAGAAACTGGTGGGATTACCGAAAAATCTTGGGTCAGCCTTCATAGGTCCTCCTCGAAGCGCTTGACCAGCGAAGCGAGAGAAACGTCCAGTGCTGCGGCGATTGCATGGAGTTCCACGAGATCGAGACGGCGTGTTCCGGACTCGTACTTGCTGACAAACGATTGCGGTTCGTTGAGTCGATCGGCCAGCTGTTGCTGGCTCAATCCGGCCTCGGCACGTGCTTCGCGAAGGACTCGCAGCAGTTCGGCGTATGCCCGAGTGGTGATCGACTTTTCCACGATCGGAGTTGACCAGTGCCCGTGTTCGTATCCGAAATTGGGATACTTGCCTGCTAGGCTCTCACGATGACCACGACCGAGACCTTGTTTGACGTGTCGGAGCCAATTGCACCGTTCAAGACGCAGCTTCTGAAGTGGATCGGTAACAAGCAACGCTTCGCCCATGAGATCGCGTCGTACTTCCCCCAGGACGTGGGTACGTACTTCGAACCCTTTGTCGGGAGTGGTGCGGTACTTGGTACCTATGCGCCCGTCCGCGGATTTGCATCTGACGCACTGGGTCCTCTCGCGGAGATCTGGACGACTCTCTCTGAAGATCCAGAACTGCTGAAGGAGTGGTACGCGGAACGGCGCAACCTTGTTGACCCGGAATTTACTAACAAGTCTGAGGTCTACGAGAAGGTCAAAGCTTCGTACAACTTCACGCCCAACGGTGCTGATCTTCTTTACATCTGCCGTTCTTGCTACGGCGGTGTCGTAAGGTTCCGAAAGGCCGACCACTACCTGTCGACGCCTTGCGGCGTTCACAAGCCCGTATCCTCGGAGTCATTCAGCAAGCGGGTCGACACCTGGTCAGAGCGCGTGAAGGGGACAAAGTTCGCGCATCTCGACTATCGGGAGGCGATGCAATCGGCTGTGGCGGGCGATCTTGTCTACTGCGACCCGCCCTACACGGACACCCAGGCAATCCTTTACGGGGCACAACAGTTCCTGCTTGAAGATCTGTTTACGGAGATCGACAGATGCAAGTCGCGCGGCGTACGGGTGGCTCTCAGCATCGATGGAACAAAGAAGTCGGGTCTAAAGAGCGTCGTCAATGCCGCCCCGGATGGTCTTTTCGTCAGCGAGGTAATGGTGAACTGTGGCAGGTCCATGCTCCGTCGGTTCCAGATGAGCGGACAGACCCTGGAGTCCGAAGTAGTGGCGGACAGGCTACTGCTTACCTACTAGCGGCGTCGTAGACGAGCTGAGAGCGCGAACACGTGAGGTAAGCCGTCGCTCACGCGTAAATCACGCGCGTTTCAGGCTTGGATCGGTCGGTTCAGCCCCTCGGATCGGGCCTCGCAGGCGCTATACCTGCGCCTTTAGGTGGTGCCCTCGGCAGGATTCGAACCTGCGACCTACCCTTTAGGAGAGGGTTGCTCTATCCCCTGAGCTACGAAGGCGAGTTGTGCACGGACGAGTGTACCGGTCGCTGGATCAGTCGGCCGCAATAGCATCGACGATGGTCGACCGTGAGGCGTGGACGGCCGGCGGTAGTGACCCGACCAGGGCGAGGAGCAGCGCGACGAGTCCGTAGAGCAGGATCGACGGGTCCGCCGTGTACTCGATGGCGATGCCTGTGCTCGCGCCGAGGAT is part of the Rhodococcus sovatensis genome and encodes:
- a CDS encoding site-specific integrase, whose protein sequence is MPHIEKAETKRTKDGKPVPSYRVRWTEKARDEHGRPIPFNPGRPDGRAKEVNRQRTFRSKEAAQEYCDELNAQRHKVVAASPSELRKLGDQALGYFAHQYFEGLAGAVKPRYARETEAVYKRYIADAFATRAVASITAADIRRFRADLLSPRPKRSYRPDEPVEMVTLARTTIKPAYDVLRRILDVAVVDGAIPANPVHSVPLGRTTIDADTPEFEPRPLTAEQVGAVTDHIARVQGYPIYALAVTTSAYSGLRAGELAGLNVGDVGLPEVEGRNGFLRVTRTRRAVRGGFETGTPKSKRSRRAVPIDAWLADDLRRYLSEVHPFGNPDHADYDPNAPLFPGRYATGETMPDGLTQDAIRPERAAVVDPEVRRKNGAADRRNATYDPTVTCIRPAPSEGYKWSVPINPGNVADHYFEPALRAVGLPHSRWHDLRHTFAVMSLSAGEHYMQVSKWLGHASYVTTLNVYADYIAENEGGKQAPLTRPLAEPARQQPAPQASNVVPLFGRRLG
- a CDS encoding DUF7687 domain-containing protein, which codes for MKADPRFFGNPTSFWAYVRAISESLGYSIRGASTVRNPSIDDMFAALKKLGQPTETLGTPTNPSQFAFLLSEYFTYRAEILNNQVRVDLMNSVEAFEAYDEVKDSVGARMTGNRILNSKGEESAVEYHVGDSIVRVPLNKQKDEKKRESYLTGIVNLIVAERLNGLPCDYDPRKMTSVDHDGKLYQTFSRRYDGSFPSTRNPIAMWEIKEYYYTTTFGSKISDAVYITSLDGYEREELERGSGIKIHHLVMVDAFETWWGKGRSYLCRMVDILNMGHVDDLLFGREVIRELPQIADDWANHYMTEYVKES
- a CDS encoding helix-turn-helix transcriptional regulator, translating into MEKSITTRAYAELLRVLREARAEAGLSQQQLADRLNEPQSFVSKYESGTRRLDLVELHAIAAALDVSLASLVKRFEEDL
- a CDS encoding DNA adenine methylase; the protein is MTTTETLFDVSEPIAPFKTQLLKWIGNKQRFAHEIASYFPQDVGTYFEPFVGSGAVLGTYAPVRGFASDALGPLAEIWTTLSEDPELLKEWYAERRNLVDPEFTNKSEVYEKVKASYNFTPNGADLLYICRSCYGGVVRFRKADHYLSTPCGVHKPVSSESFSKRVDTWSERVKGTKFAHLDYREAMQSAVAGDLVYCDPPYTDTQAILYGAQQFLLEDLFTEIDRCKSRGVRVALSIDGTKKSGLKSVVNAAPDGLFVSEVMVNCGRSMLRRFQMSGQTLESEVVADRLLLTY